One part of the Mya arenaria isolate MELC-2E11 chromosome 3, ASM2691426v1 genome encodes these proteins:
- the LOC128228891 gene encoding uncharacterized protein LOC128228891 — MFKSIVIAACLVCARAAVEWSDCATKGSQTALTVNAIDFHPNPVIFPGELHVDLDMTVTQRMDQLFVDVELWKNTTFGESKIPCIGDTNIGTCQNIDACSILPRIRNGSSIVSADLGLQIDKIILTALGHEGNCPIQPENVTLHNEHITLQALPAELSLIATGDYRIVFKIKDDPASSDNIGCLEIKAGIRRKTDQVVGR, encoded by the exons atgtttaagtCTATTGTGATTGCGGCTTGTCTAGTGTGTGCCCGTGCGGCCGTGGAGTGGAGTGACTGCG CCACAAAGGGTAGCCAAACGGCGCTGACGGTAAATGCGATTGACTTCCACCCGAACCCCGTAATATTCCCTGGAGAGCTGCACGTGGACTTGGACATGACCGTAACCCAGAGGATGGATCAGCTCTTTGTCGACGTTGAACTGTGGAAGAACACAACCTTTGGTGAATCCAAAATCCCATGTATCGGAGACACAAACATCGGCACATg CCAGAACATAGACGCCTGTTCGATTCTACCCCGGATCCGGAACGGTTCCTCTATTGTGTCGGCGGATCTGGGCCTTCAAATAGACAAGATTATACTAACCGCCCTTGGTCACGAGGGCAACTGTCCCATCCAACCGGAGAATGTCACTCTTCATAACGAGCACATCACACTTCAGGCTCTACCAGCTGAACTCAGCCTTATTGCCACG GGGGATTACAGAATCGTTTTCAAGATCAAGGATGATCCGGCCTCCTCTGACAACATCGGATGTCTCGAGATAAAAGCCGGTATACGCAGGAAAACTGATCAAGTAGTAGGCAGATAG
- the LOC128228890 gene encoding sperm-associated antigen 8-like: MSILNQGRNEIRFNNSDGRCLLENWVEERQVQNYDTVEDDKGQSNAQLFRDGHVGILTIDTNAKPVSESTVKASFKTPVHPGVPLEGNKSKLMRQMYMEQAVQQVFRDDINPPEPEPLDYKSVTAKDFNKDDFKHVPPKPTKNHNYRTEQPVTFWSENKNKITGVSSVKTRDSPFRRNDAFSQPIDEYFDDTQPYDQENYPKM, encoded by the exons ATGAGTATTCTTAACCAAGGGAGGAATGAAATTCGGTTTAACAATTCTGACGGAAGATGTCTACTAGAAAACTGGGTCGAGGAG CGCCAAGTGCAGAATTATGATACAGTGGAGGATGACAAGGGCCAGAGCAACGCACAGTTGTTCCGTGACGGGCATGTGGGGATCCTTACCATTGACACCAATGCCAAACCAGTGAGTGAGAGCACAGTAAAGGCTTCTTTTAAGACACCTGTGCATCCAGGAGTACCGCTAGAAG GAAACAAGAGTAAACTCATGCGCCAGATGTACATGGAACAGGCTGT ACAGCAGGTGTTCCGAGATGACATCAATCCCCCAGAGCCCGAGCCCCTAGACTACAAGTCTGTGACTGCCAAGGATTTCAACAAGGATGACTTCAAACATGTGCCTCCAAAACCCACAAAG AATCACAACTACCGAACAGAACAGCCGGTTACGTTTTGGAgtgaaaacaagaacaaaataaCC GGGGTGTCCAGTGTGAAAACAAGAGACTCTCCATTCAGGAGGAACGACGCATTCAGTCAACCTATTGATGAATACTTTGATGATACTCAACCTTACGACCAAGAAAATTACCCAAAAATGTGA